A window from Citrus sinensis cultivar Valencia sweet orange chromosome 3, DVS_A1.0, whole genome shotgun sequence encodes these proteins:
- the LOC102620719 gene encoding novel plant SNARE 11 — protein MDLSSISDDLAEINGQITDIFRALSNGFQKLEKIKDVNRQSRQLEELTDKMRECKRLIKEFDREVKDIEGRNDPETNKMLSEKKQSMVKELNSYVALKKQHQTNLENNKRVDLFDGPNEGFAEDNVLLASSMTNQQLMDSGNRMMDETDQAIERSKQVVHETINVGTETAAVLKAQTEQMSRIVNELDSIHFSIKKASQLVREIGRQVATDKCIMAMLFLIVVGVIAIIIVKLVNPNNKDIRDIPGLAPPAMARRLLSNPR, from the exons aTGGATCTATCATCGATCAGCGACGATTTAGCGGAGATCAATGGACAAATCACTGACATTTTCCGTGCTTTATC AAATGGATTCCAGAAATTGGAGAAGATCAAGGATGTTAATAGGCAGAGTAGGCAGTTGGAGGAGCTTACGGATAAGATGCGGGAATGTAAAAG GCTTATCAAAGAGTTTGACAGAGAAGTTAAGGATATAGAGGGTAGAAATGATCCAGAAACCAACAAGATGCTAAGTGAGAAAAAACAGTCAATG GTCAAAGAGTTGAACTCATATGTGGCTCTAAAAAAGCA ACATCAAACCAATCTTGAAAACAACAAACGAGTTGATCTCTTTGACGGGCCAAACGAAGGGTTTGCTGAAGACAATGTTTTGCTAGCTTCAT CCATGACAAATCAACAACTAATGGATAGTGGAAATCGAATGATGGATGAGACTGATCAAGCCATTGAGAGATCAAAACAG GTTGTTCATGAAACTATTAACGTTGGAACAGAGACAGCCGCAGTGCTCAAGGCTCAG ACCGAACAAATGAGTAGGATTGTTAATGAGCTAGACTCTATCCATTTTTCAATCAAGAAGGCTTCTCAACTGGTCAGGGAAATTGGTAGGCAG GTTGCTACTGATAAGTGCATTATGGCAATGCTCTTCCTTATTGTCGTTGGAGTCATAGCCATTATAATAGTGAAG CTTGTGAACCCGAACAACAAAGACATCCGGGATATTCCAGGATTAGCTCCACCTGCAATGGCTCGAAGATTACTTTCGAATCCTAGATAA
- the LOC102613667 gene encoding SNF2 domain-containing protein CLASSY 3-like: MKRQPIAKRTRSQTNRMIEEKYKKLKENKGQEKYGAESSSSKVNESSSSKDDECVKGFEMDNVSDKEEKEEGTRSKQVDDDCGGFLSESESDNDGSDPLRPIIVDCCPEEDLDLDAENSSLGSKTTDEYVINDDYVDDDGDDDGEKEEEEERETDDESLLEARTKNKGKLKKSTKGKHNRELKHDHVERIILKSILNTEETPSEDYPSSSREVLRDEMSQSFNDDEESTPSEKSECDDGLGYLWAEMDFARKVSELHSTNSSILAENEAASSNEVETAKTRCQRGDHDLILNEEYGLYCTVCSYMKSIKDIDPPFATSPSRRAEWREYNNVDPSFLDDLNSRDSGFDSQSGCDPFTHAQGTVWELVPRDVRKKMFPHQHEGFEFIWKNIAGGIDLDELKNSTSTGGGNGCIISHAPGTGKTGLTLVFLQAYMKLHPRCRPVIIAPRSMLLTWEEEFKKWGIDIPFYNLNKPELSGKENNGAVALMDNRKRGRGKVGLIRYVKLYSWKMGTGILGLSYRLFEKLVSGDELSGILLDLPGLFVFDEGHTPRNDDTCMFKALSRIKTRRRIILSGTPFQNNFQELENTLSLVRQEFGEVLRTVRKSGHEKSKAKHASLISSIGRCANHRDDEKLKELKEKIAPFVNVHKGTVLQESLPGLRHSVVILQPDEFQKRLCKAVEGVKSFVELNYCVSLISVHPSLLPQQFFESFDVDSAKLARLKLDPEAGIKTRFLLILLELSTNEKVLVFSQYIEPLTLIMEQLRHRFNWREGQEVLYMDGKQDVKKRQSSINVLNDPSSQARIMLASTKACCEGINLVGASRVVLLDVVWNPFVERQAISRAYRLGQKRVVHVYHLITSETLEWDKLRRQARKVWWSNMVFPSSDGGGNDQTTASEPLEDKILEEMAQLYNNPSETLINAIIPQPKETELIETFGEFLNKSS; this comes from the exons ATGAAGAGGCAACCGATAGCAAAAAGAACCCGTTCTCAAACAAATCGCATGATTGAGGAGAAGTATAAAAAACTTAAGGAAAACAAAGGACAAGAAAAATATGGGGCTGAATCGTCTAGTTCTAAGGTTAATGAATCATCCAGTTCTAAGGATGATGAATGTGTCAAAGGATTTGAAATGGACAATGTGAGTGACAAGGAGGAGAAGGAGGAGGGGACTAGATCAAAACAAGTTGATGATGATTGTGGTGGTTTTTTGTCAGAATCAGAAAGTGACAATGATGGAAGTGATCCTTTAAGGCCAATTATAGTGGATTGTTGTCCTGAAGAAGATTTGGATTTAGATGCTGAGAATAGTAGTTTGGGGTCAAAGACAACTGATGAGTATGTAATTAATGATGATTACGtggatgatgatggtgatgatgacgGTGagaaggaggaggaggaggagaggGAAACTGATGATGAAAGTTTACTGGAAGCACGTACGAAAAATAAggggaaattaaaaaagtcaACCAAGGGAAAGCACAACCGTGAGCTGAAACATGATCATGttgaaagaattattttgaaatccATTTTGAATACGGAAGAAACTCCCTCAGAAGATTATCCATCTTCCAGCAGAGAGGTTTTAAGAGATGAGATGAGTCAATCATTCAATGATGATGAGGAGTCAACTCCATCAGAGAAATCAGAGTGTGATGATGGCTTGGGTTATCTCTGGGCTGAGATGGACTTTGCTCGCAAAGTCAGCGAGCTGCATTCCACTAACTCTTCCATC CTGGCTGAAAATGAAGCTGCTTCATCTAATGAGGTTGAAACTGCGAAAACTCGTTGTCAACGAGGGGATCATGATCTCATCCTTAATGAGGAATACGGTCTTTATTGCACAGTCTGCTCTTATATGAAGTCAATTAAAGATATTGATCCACCTTTT GCTACATCTCCTAGTAGAAGAGCAGAATGGAGGGAGTACAACAATGTGGATCCTTCATTTCTTGACGACCTTAACAGCCGTGACTCTGGTTTTGACTCCCAGTCAGGCTGTGATCCCTTTACTCATGCCCAAGGCACAGTTTGGGAGCTTGTTCCTAGAGATGttaggaaaaaaatgtttCCACATCAGCATGAAGGTTTTGAATTTATCTGGAAGAATATTGCTGGAGGAATAGACCTTGATGAGCTGAAAAACTCAACTAGTACTGGTGGTGGAAATGGATGTATCATATCGCATGCTCCGGGGACTGGGAAAACCGGTCTGACCCTTGTATTTCTGCAAGCATATATGAAATTGCATCCAAGATGCAGGCCTGTCATCATTGCTCCCCGCAGCATGCTGCTTACTTGGGAAGAAGAGTTTAAAAAGTGGGGAATTGACATTCCCTTTTACAACTTGAACAAGCCAGAGTTGTctggaaaagaaaacaatggtGCTGTGGCTTTAATGGACAACAGGAAACGTGGACGAGGGAAAGTGGGCCTTATACGGTATGTGAAGCTCTATTCGTGGAAAATGGGGACAGGGATTTTGGGACTTAGTTACAGGTTATTTGAAAAGCTTGTTAGTGGTGATGAATTAAGTGGAATCCTTCTTGACCTTCCTGgtctttttgtctttgatgaagGACACACTCCTCGAAATGATGACACTTGCATGTTTAAGGCTCTGAGCCGCATTAAAACAAGACGGCGTATCATCCTCTCAGGGACTCCCTTCCAGAATAATTTTCAGGAGCTGGAAAATACTTTAAGTTTGGTGCGGCAAGAGTTTGGAGAGGTGCTACGTACTGTTAGAAAGAGTGGGCACGAGAAAAGTAAAGCAAAACATGCCTCTCTGATCAGTTCCATTGGTAGATGTGCCAACCACAGAGATGATGAGAAACTGAAAGAGCTCAAAGAGAAGATTGCCCCATTTGTGAATGTACATAAAGGTACAGTGTTACAAGAAAGTCTTCCTGGACTGAGGCACTCTGTGGTTATTTTACAGCCAGACGAGTTTCAGAAGAGGCTCTGTAAGGCTGTTGAAGGAGTAAAGAGCTTTGTTGAATTGAATTATTGTGTCTCTTTAATCTCTGTGCATCCTTCTCTCTTACCTCAGCAATTCTTTGAGAGTTTTGATGTTGACAGTGCCAAATTAGCAAGGCTTAAATTGGATCCAGAGGCTGGAATTAAGACAAGGTTTCTTTTGATCCTCCTTGAGCTTAGTACTAATGAAAAAGTTTTAGTTTTCAGTCAATACATAGAGCCTTTAACCCTGATAATGGAGCAGCTGAGACATAGATTCAACTGGAGAGAAGGGCAGGAGGTATTATATATGGATGGCAAACAAGACGTGAAAAAGCGGCAGTCATCCATTAATGTTCTCAATGATCCATCCAGTCAAGCAAGGATAATGCTTGCCTCGACAAAGGCTTGTTGTGAGGGAATAAATCTTGTAGGGGCTTCTAGAGTAGTGCTGCTTGATGTTGTATGGAACCCATTTGTGGAGAGACAAGCTATAAGCCGAGCGTATAGGCTTGGTCAGAAAAGAGTTGTGCATGTTTACCATCTGATTACATCTGAGACATTGGAATGGGATAAATTACGTCGACAGGCTAGGAAAGTCTGGTGGTCTAATATGGTGTTCCCTTCTTCGGATGGAGGTGGTAATGATCAGACAACTGCATCTGAACCATTGgaggataaaattttagagGAGATGGCTCAACTTTACAACAATCCATCTGAAACATTGATTAATGCTATAATCCCTCAGCCCAAAGAAACTGAGTTGATTGAGACTTTTGGCGAGTTTCTGAATAAGAGCTCTTGA